A region from the Acanthopagrus latus isolate v.2019 chromosome 8, fAcaLat1.1, whole genome shotgun sequence genome encodes:
- the gatd1 gene encoding glutamine amidotransferase-like class 1 domain-containing protein 1: MLKLFTGCCCQLTGLPPREFFFHEFTHKNLIIHFKQAKSISCGGNTDINEMSAKPTCLIVASASPQGVSAKSFHQSFSLCSSVFNLQTATPGGKPIDFVGVDESTARWVQDFNVKPYATPAKLESIDGARYQALLIPDCPGALNDLAHSGSLHRILTHFISQQKPVCAVGQGVSALCCATEGQQWIFSGYSLTGPSVFELVRRPDFANLPLVVEDFVKDSGGSYTASQEDALHVVIDRHLITGQNMQSTSLAVNNLILLFSAK, from the exons ATGTTGAAATTGTTCACCGGATGTTGTTGTCAGCTGACAGGACTTCCTCCTCGCGAATTCTTCTTTCATGAATTCACCCACAAAAATCTTATTATTCATTTCAAACAAGCTAAAAGTATTTCATGTGGAGGGAACACGGACATAAATGAAATGTCTGCGAAACCGACCTGTTTGATAGTGGCGAGTGCTTCTCCACAAG GAGTGTCAGCAAAGTCTTTCCATCAGTCCTTCAGcctctgttcctctgtgtttaaTCTCCAGACAGCCACACCCGGG GGGAAGCCAATAGACTTTGTTGGAGTGGATGAAAGCACTGCTAGATGGGTGCAGGACTTCAACGTGAAACCCTACGCCACACCTGCCAAGCTTGAATCTATAGATG GTGCCCGATACCAGGCGCTGCTCATCCCAGACTGCCCCGGAGCGCTGAACGACCTGGCACACAGCGGCTCTTTGCACCGCATTCTCACACACTTCATCTCTCAGCAAA AGCCTGTCTGTGCAGTGGGACAAGGAGTGTCAGCTCTGTGTTGCGCCACTGAGGGACAGCAGTGGATCTTCAGTGGCTACAGTTTAACAGGA CCGTCAGTGTTTGAACTGGTGCGGAGGCCTGACTTTGCCAACCTTCCTCTGGTCGTGGAGGACTTTGTGAAAGACAGTGGCGGATCGTACACAG caaGTCAAGAAGATGCTTTGCATGTAGTCATAGACAGACACCTAATAACGGGCCAGAACATGCAGTCGACGTCACTTGCTGTGAATAATCTAATCCTGCTCTTCAGtgcaaagtaa
- the cd151 gene encoding CD151 antigen isoform X1 has product MEAPGEKTHTCGTICLKYLLFLFNILFWLAGGAVLAVGVWTLVVKSDYISLLNSSFYSASAYILIAAGVVVIVTGIIGCCATLKEMKSLLIVYLSLLLCIFLLELIAGVLAFITYQECFPFCYQLDEELRQNLKVTMQQKYQQPGEESVTQAVDKLQQEFKCCGSHNYSDWTDSVWTQTNDQLVPDSCCKTPTDLCGLRDHPSNIYRVEGGCIVKLEEFLLSQLYILGAVGIGIAFLQLVGMMFTCCLYRNLEEDPY; this is encoded by the exons atGGAAGCTCcaggtgaaaaaacacacacctgtggcaCAATTTGTCTGAAATATCTACTTTTCCTCTTTAACATTCTTTTCTGG CTGGCGGGAGGGGCCGTGCTGGCAGTGGGAGTATGGACTCTGGTGGTAAAGAGTGACTACATCAGCTTACTGAACTCCAGCTTCTACTCGGCCTCAGCTTACATCCTGATAGCTGCCGGGGTCGTTGTGATTGTGACTGGGATAATCGGATGCTGTGCCACgctgaaggagatgaagagtcTCCTGATTGTG TATCTGAGCTTACTGCTCTGCATTTTCCTGCTGGAACTCATTGCCGGTGTGCTGGCCTTCATTACCTACCAAGAg TGTTTCCCTTTCTGCTACCAG CTGGATGAGGAGCTCAGACAGAACCTGAAGGTCACCATGCAGCAGAAATACCAGCAGCCGGGTGAGGAGAGTGTCACGCAGGCTGTGGATAAACTCCAGCAAGAG TTTAAGTGTTGTGGAAGTCACAACTACTCGGACTGGACAGACAGTGTGTGGACCCAGACGAATGATCAGCTCGTCCCTGATAGCTGCTGTAAAACTCCCACTGACCTCTGCGGCCTCAGGGACCATCCCTCCAACATCTACAGGGTGGAG GGAGGCTGCATTGTGAAATTAGAGGAGTTCCTCCTCAGCCAGTTGTATATTCTCGGTGCAGTGGGTATTGGGATTGCATTTCTACAG cttgtGGGGATGATGTTTACTTGCTGCCTTTATCGAAATTTGGAGGAAGATCCGTACTGA
- the cd151 gene encoding CD151 antigen isoform X2, with the protein MEAPGEKTHTCGTICLKYLLFLFNILFWLAGGAVLAVGVWTLVVKSDYISLLNSSFYSASAYILIAAGVVVIVTGIIGCCATLKEMKSLLIVYLSLLLCIFLLELIAGVLAFITYQELDEELRQNLKVTMQQKYQQPGEESVTQAVDKLQQEFKCCGSHNYSDWTDSVWTQTNDQLVPDSCCKTPTDLCGLRDHPSNIYRVEGGCIVKLEEFLLSQLYILGAVGIGIAFLQLVGMMFTCCLYRNLEEDPY; encoded by the exons atGGAAGCTCcaggtgaaaaaacacacacctgtggcaCAATTTGTCTGAAATATCTACTTTTCCTCTTTAACATTCTTTTCTGG CTGGCGGGAGGGGCCGTGCTGGCAGTGGGAGTATGGACTCTGGTGGTAAAGAGTGACTACATCAGCTTACTGAACTCCAGCTTCTACTCGGCCTCAGCTTACATCCTGATAGCTGCCGGGGTCGTTGTGATTGTGACTGGGATAATCGGATGCTGTGCCACgctgaaggagatgaagagtcTCCTGATTGTG TATCTGAGCTTACTGCTCTGCATTTTCCTGCTGGAACTCATTGCCGGTGTGCTGGCCTTCATTACCTACCAAGAg CTGGATGAGGAGCTCAGACAGAACCTGAAGGTCACCATGCAGCAGAAATACCAGCAGCCGGGTGAGGAGAGTGTCACGCAGGCTGTGGATAAACTCCAGCAAGAG TTTAAGTGTTGTGGAAGTCACAACTACTCGGACTGGACAGACAGTGTGTGGACCCAGACGAATGATCAGCTCGTCCCTGATAGCTGCTGTAAAACTCCCACTGACCTCTGCGGCCTCAGGGACCATCCCTCCAACATCTACAGGGTGGAG GGAGGCTGCATTGTGAAATTAGAGGAGTTCCTCCTCAGCCAGTTGTATATTCTCGGTGCAGTGGGTATTGGGATTGCATTTCTACAG cttgtGGGGATGATGTTTACTTGCTGCCTTTATCGAAATTTGGAGGAAGATCCGTACTGA